The Erigeron canadensis isolate Cc75 chromosome 1, C_canadensis_v1, whole genome shotgun sequence genome segment CTTACGTTTtcatatctatactccttattaaaaattatcaacCCATGTTGAAAGTATACAAGATTTGGGACATTGAATTTTACCCTTTTACCCCTCCTTATTCTTTCCCTTATTCCTTACATTTATTCTCCCTATTGTTTCCTTTTTGCCACAAAAATACACACACCTCCATTGTTGTCTTCAAAACCAAACCATCACCTCCAATGTCCATCGCATCTACCTTCGTTCAAGACCACCACCGCCGTGGAACATCTCCATGAGACCCACATCACCCCTCGATCTAGACGCCATGTCAATGGTATTCGTCGTAACGCGCGGGCACCATGCTCGTTATAGTTaagaaaaatcaataaaaatatgaaacaatGTTACATTGAAAAATTGACTTGGTTACATACATCATAGAAGTGGATTAATTTATGAAGGTCAATCTGTggacaaggccaatcttacACGCTAATATGCTATAAGTGTGGCAAGAAATCttattttatgaaggaatgcaaaTCTAGTCAGTTGAAGAATCAAACTAGTCCCCCTGTCTCTAATTTTAATAGGACTGATAATAGCTATagaacaaaatacaaaaaacttAAGGCCCGGATTATCCTCATGTCACTGGAGAAAGAATATATAAGTGCATGATGACTAAAACCGAAGAGAAACGAGAACTCTtcgatgactcatctgatgatgaagaagagattaagGATATGTGTTTTTTGGCTTTGAAAGATCAACAATATGTGGTGAATGATAATGTCATAGCTGgtagatgggtggacatcattttgaAAAAAGTTTGTGATTATGATAAATAATTTGGTAGATAAAAACCCttaataaaaatctaacaaTCTTAACAATTTACACGTTATCGTTATTTAATACGAGTCTATTGAAATAATTTGTGCGCCGATTCACATTAATCCTCGTTCCACCACTAATAGGACTCTTAGGAAAGGCCATGTACTCTCTGAATTTACATATTCAAACACATAAACACGCTCACATAGTTACACGCACAATGTATCAGTTATCACTCACACTAGAAgcaaatcaaaacatatataatgaaAACAACACAGAATGACTAACTGCAGAAACATACATAAAGAGACAAAACCTAATGACAAAATGATGGTGAGCAGAGCAGACAACAATCCATATGTGAGATCAGCATGGGAGAGATTCCAGTAGCCAAACTTGAGACCATTCCTGACCGAGACCATCTGAACTGAGCCATTCCCTTTAAATCAGTCTGACCCACAACATAACATGATGATCAAGAGTACCTAAAATGTTGATCACACTGTTTCCGACGATGCTTGAATTGGCATCATGCTTACGACTCCAATTAGTGAGCTTGTATTGGTGTCATCTATGTCTTCACGGTCGTCACTTGCTCTATTAAGCAAACATTTAGTTTCTGCTTCGTTTGAAGTAGTTTTCACTGTTGGATGCTTGTCATTTATTGATGCCGCTGATATTCGTTCTAGCTCCATAGCCACTTCTCTCATAGTAGGCCTTTCGTCTCCTTTATAGCGTAAGCATCTTTGTGCAAGCTTTGAGACCAGGAAGATATCTTGAGGGACTTTGTTTAGCTGCAAATTTTTATCTAGAACCTCTAATAGAGTCTTATTTTCTAGAGAATCTATAAATAATTTGGTTACAAGCGTTTGCTGATTAACAATCTTCTTTCCCGTTAAAAGTTCCACTAGTACGACACCAAAACTATAAACATCACTTTTTTCTGTCAGCTGGCCTGTTTGAGAGTACTCCGGATCCAAGTAACCTCGTGTTCCTTGTACCTTTGTCGCCAATTCATTCTGATCAATAGGAATTAGCCTTGACGCTCCAAAATCAGCTACTTTTGCTGCATAGTCATCATCCAACAGTATATTCGTCGGCTTGACATCTCGATGAATGATTGGGTCTGCCGCGTTGTAGAACAAATATGAAAGTGCTCCAGCTGTCTCCGTTGCTATTCTCAGTCGTTTGTCCCAAGTAATGATAGGCTTCGACTTGCGCTCATTGTGGATGTGATCATAGAGGGTGTCATTTGGAATAAATTCGTAGACTAAGGAAGGAACTTCTGTTTCAAGGCAACAACCAATCAGCTTCACCACATTTCTGTGATTGACTTGGGAAAGGATAATCacttcattaataaattgttctACTTGGATGGTTTGGGTCGGATCTACTATCTTGGACGACATTTTTATGGCAACTTGTCTATTATTAGGAGGTAGTATTCCTTTAAATACTGTGCCAAAGCCACCCTTCCCAATAATCCTTTTCTTATCATATTTGTTGGTTGCTTTCTTAAGCTCATCCACCGTGAAGAGTTTAAATTGAATTCGAGGACCTCCATCCCCGGAGATTCTTTTCTTCAAAATGATTCCACCATTTTGCAGAAAGAACTTTTCTCTTTTATTCAAAGTCTTACGCCTTTTGTATCCCAAGTATATCCAGGTAATTAATAAAAGCAGAAATAAACCAGCAACTGAGGTACCTGCAACAATAAGCATTTAACTTAATTATACCACAATGataatttgactttttataCCACAATAAGATGGAGTAATTAATCCAACAGCGACTTTACTTACCTACGGAAATCTGTATAATGGGTGATCTCTTTGTAGTGCAAGTATTGTTATCTTTCCTGTATTCTCCCGGTTTACCATTTGGACATGGGCATGTATAGCTTCCTGCATTATCAATGCATTCACCTTTGCAATTATGAGTTCCCGCTTTACACTCGTCAATATCTGTAGGATAGCATATGGTGATTGTCGTGTAATTAACGTAATTTACAAATTGAAATGTGGTACAACGAAGACTAAAACTAGGAGGAAAAAACAcccacacatacacacacatattgtCGAATTTACGCTTACTTGTGCAGTTGTCTTTGATATAAGGGTTGCCATCATAACCCTGCTTGCAACGACAACGATACCCGGGACCAGCATATTGTCGAATGCATTCTTGATGATCACCTTTGCATAAGAAATCATCCGATTCCTTATCGACCTCGTCACAAGTCTTGTTTCCAATTGCCCATTCAAGTAACATCGGCATTGCCAGCTCTTTACCTCCGAAATCAAGAAGGTCAGTGGCAGAAAAGTTGTACTTGCCTTCTTCCACGATGAAAGCATAGCTACAGGGATTCATTTGCAGTACATTTTTGTGGTTATCTAAGCTAGCTATTCCTATCGCGGATTCACGAATCCCTTCCGGGATCTCTTTTTCACAACAGCCAACTCCAGAGCATGATCCATTTGTGATATCACTGTTGCTATCACATTTAGAATTGCATACACTGGATTCCTTGAAATTCCCTGAAAACCCGGCTTGTGTATCACACCCAATGGCAACAAACTTGTTCTTTTTAGAGAGCATGAAATTAATATAATAGTATGATTCCTTCATTATAGAGGCCTCACTGTCTTGTTGACCAGAAGTGTTGTAGCAATCATAATAAACTGGGCCCATAACCTGTATTTCACTTCTGGCGGTAGAAATATATCCAACTTCAGTAGAGTTAAACATAATGGTAAATTTGGGATCACCAGATGATGACCGATTACATGCCCCGAGAAAATCAATATTATTGGAGCCGCTGTAGGCGCATCTTTCCGTTAAACCAAAGGGAAAAGGAATGCTCACATTGCCGCATGACCTTTCACAATCATCCGGCGGCGGCCCCTGACAACTTACCAACAATGCCATACCTACGACTAGTAGCACTACTATTGGTAAATGCATAGTTATATATGGTTGCTTAGTTTGTACACACTGAGTAATTGATTTTGTGTAGTATAATGAAGTTGTAGTTTATTATTGCATGAGGTGAGGA includes the following:
- the LOC122591506 gene encoding wall-associated receptor kinase 2-like, yielding MALLVSCQGPPPDDCERSCGNVSIPFPFGLTERCAYSGSNNIDFLGACNRSSSGDPKFTIMFNSTEVGYISTARSEIQVMGPVYYDCYNTSGQQDSEASIMKESYYYINFMLSKKNKFVAIGCDTQAGFSGNFKESSVCNSKCDSNSDITNGSCSGVGCCEKEIPEGIRESAIGIASLDNHKNVLQMNPCSYAFIVEEGKYNFSATDLLDFGGKELAMPMLLEWAIGNKTCDEVDKESDDFLCKGDHQECIRQYAGPGYRCRCKQGYDGNPYIKDNCTNIDECKAGTHNCKGECIDNAGSYTCPCPNGKPGEYRKDNNTCTTKRSPIIQISVGTSVAGLFLLLLITWIYLGYKRRKTLNKREKFFLQNGGIILKKRISGDGGPRIQFKLFTVDELKKATNKYDKKRIIGKGGFGTVFKGILPPNNRQVAIKMSSKIVDPTQTIQVEQFINEVIILSQVNHRNVVKLIGCCLETEVPSLVYEFIPNDTLYDHIHNERKSKPIITWDKRLRIATETAGALSYLFYNAADPIIHRDVKPTNILLDDDYAAKVADFGASRLIPIDQNELATKVQGTRGYLDPEYSQTGQLTEKSDVYSFGVVLVELLTGKKIVNQQTLVTKLFIDSLENKTLLEVLDKNLQLNKVPQDIFLVSKLAQRCLRYKGDERPTMREVAMELERISAASINDKHPTVKTTSNEAETKCLLNRASDDREDIDDTNTSSLIGVVSMMPIQASSETV